The proteins below come from a single Burkholderia sp. PAMC 26561 genomic window:
- a CDS encoding response regulator — MTQHVLLVDDDPVVRDLVREFLQGHGLAVSVMHDGTGLKRRLDAERPSIVVLDVMMPEQDGISALRELRAAGDDIPVIFLTARSDVIDRVIGLELGADDYLAKPFDPRELLARIRTVLRRRDAASPGAPEDRPPYRFGPYEVDFAARELRHNGQRVPLRSGEFATLKIFVKNEMVVLTRAQLNEKLRGQAGTYRDRSLDVSIWRLRRLLEADPSDPRYVQTVWGQGYIFVPQGETGAVERALRRASTEG, encoded by the coding sequence ATGACCCAACACGTTCTTCTCGTCGACGACGACCCCGTAGTGCGCGACCTCGTGCGGGAATTCCTGCAAGGCCATGGCCTCGCGGTATCGGTAATGCATGACGGTACGGGCCTCAAGCGCCGTCTCGACGCAGAACGGCCGTCCATCGTCGTGCTCGACGTCATGATGCCCGAGCAGGATGGCATCAGCGCGTTGCGCGAATTGCGCGCAGCCGGCGACGATATTCCCGTCATCTTCCTGACTGCGCGTTCCGATGTGATCGATCGCGTGATCGGCCTGGAACTGGGCGCAGACGATTATCTGGCCAAACCCTTCGATCCGCGCGAATTGCTCGCACGCATCCGAACAGTCTTGAGGCGGCGTGATGCAGCGTCGCCGGGCGCGCCGGAAGACCGGCCGCCGTACCGGTTCGGTCCGTATGAAGTGGATTTCGCTGCGCGCGAGCTGCGCCACAACGGCCAGCGCGTGCCGCTGCGATCGGGCGAATTTGCAACACTCAAGATCTTCGTCAAGAACGAGATGGTCGTTCTCACGCGCGCGCAGTTGAACGAAAAGCTGCGCGGACAGGCCGGGACTTATCGCGACCGCAGCCTGGATGTATCCATCTGGCGCTTGCGCCGCCTACTTGAAGCCGATCCCTCCGACCCGCGCTACGTGCAGACCGTCTGGGGCCAGGGTTATATCTTCGTCCCGCAGGGCGAGACCGGCGCGGTCGAGCGGGCGCTAAGGCGTGCATCGACTGAAGGGTGA
- a CDS encoding ATP-binding protein: protein MALISLVVLFAVQACWFAVLTVQRPHHDAEGYARGLTLVLAAANDDARQGVRIAPALNAKLVLAANLPEGVALREPDHGPIVHLLRELRNLLPRGAQIAVDGPNHSPRLWVRYPDNPNWIVTPVDLPAAPPILIESVGMLLAAVILSLVAAWQLQRPLSRVAQSARQFGTGERPVPVEERGPRELRDLIRAFNQMMRQINDADDEKAVMLAGIAHDLKAPLTRLKLRASVLVDDDAERAHFIRDIDSLTRIVQQFLEFAASTPSVGPAVGVDGFLAEQFAQDEAGEDALFRLELLAGDGFRLPRTSLDRLVTNLVDNALEHGAPPVDISTSRRGNEWVITVRDYGGGIPPERLSDARKPFVRLDPARAGDGHCGLGLAIVGRLARELGGRCEISNAPEHGLMVRIVVPVAAGYSDAGGSAPTQTTRTPQPVMAP from the coding sequence ATGGCGCTCATTTCACTGGTCGTGCTCTTTGCCGTGCAGGCCTGTTGGTTCGCGGTACTGACCGTGCAGCGTCCCCATCACGATGCCGAAGGTTACGCACGCGGCCTGACGCTCGTGCTGGCCGCCGCGAACGACGACGCGCGCCAGGGCGTGCGGATCGCGCCCGCGCTGAACGCGAAGCTCGTATTGGCCGCGAATCTTCCTGAAGGCGTCGCGTTGCGCGAACCGGATCATGGTCCGATCGTGCATTTGCTGCGCGAGTTGCGCAACCTGCTGCCGCGCGGCGCACAGATTGCCGTCGATGGCCCGAATCATTCGCCGCGTCTCTGGGTGCGTTATCCCGACAATCCCAACTGGATCGTGACGCCCGTGGACTTGCCGGCGGCGCCGCCGATTCTCATCGAATCCGTGGGGATGTTGCTGGCAGCCGTGATCCTTTCGCTGGTCGCCGCATGGCAATTGCAGCGGCCGTTGTCGCGTGTCGCGCAAAGCGCGCGGCAGTTCGGAACGGGCGAGCGGCCGGTGCCCGTTGAAGAACGCGGACCGCGCGAATTGCGCGACCTGATCCGCGCATTCAACCAGATGATGCGGCAGATCAACGACGCCGACGACGAAAAAGCCGTAATGCTGGCGGGCATCGCGCACGATCTGAAAGCGCCGCTCACACGCTTGAAACTGCGGGCGAGCGTGCTTGTCGACGACGACGCCGAGCGCGCGCATTTCATCCGCGATATCGATTCGCTGACGCGGATCGTGCAGCAGTTTCTGGAGTTCGCGGCAAGCACGCCGTCGGTGGGTCCGGCGGTCGGCGTGGACGGCTTCCTGGCGGAACAATTCGCGCAGGACGAGGCCGGCGAAGACGCATTGTTCCGGCTCGAGCTGCTGGCGGGAGACGGATTCAGGCTGCCGCGAACATCGCTTGACCGGTTGGTGACGAATCTCGTGGATAACGCGCTGGAACACGGCGCACCGCCCGTCGATATCAGCACATCCCGCCGCGGCAATGAATGGGTGATCACTGTACGCGACTACGGCGGCGGCATCCCGCCGGAGCGTCTGAGCGATGCCCGCAAACCCTTCGTGCGGCTTGATCCGGCGCGCGCCGGAGACGGCCATTGCGGACTCGGCCTGGCGATAGTCGGACGCCTCGCACGCGAACTCGGCGGCCGGTGCGAGATCAGCAACGCGCCGGAACACGGACTGATGGTGCGGATCGTGGTTCCGGTCGCGGCCGGCTATTCGGATGCAGGCGGCAGCGCGCCGACGCAAACCACGCGCACGCCGCAACCCGTCATGGCTCCTTGA
- a CDS encoding chemotaxis protein CheB produces MKALEESFSPLAGIDAIVIGASAGGVEALNQLLPALPAGFRPAVLVVVHVRADSPSLLPELFAARCRLPVVEPDDKATITGGTIYLAPPGYHMLVEPDGTISLSVDPPVRFSRPSVDVLFESAALCFGDALLGIVLSGANDDGARGLAAIRNAGGRCWVQDPQTASSTAMPLGAIARGGVHDVLTIDAMAARLRGIGQGSAT; encoded by the coding sequence ATGAAAGCGCTGGAAGAATCGTTCAGCCCGCTGGCCGGGATCGACGCCATTGTCATAGGAGCGTCTGCCGGCGGCGTGGAGGCGTTGAATCAGTTACTGCCCGCATTGCCGGCGGGGTTTCGCCCCGCAGTGCTGGTCGTGGTTCATGTGCGCGCCGACTCGCCGAGCCTGTTGCCCGAGCTGTTTGCCGCGCGTTGCCGCTTGCCGGTGGTGGAACCCGACGATAAAGCCACCATCACCGGCGGCACGATTTATCTCGCGCCGCCGGGTTATCACATGCTGGTCGAGCCCGATGGCACGATCTCGTTATCGGTCGATCCGCCGGTGCGGTTTTCGCGGCCATCGGTGGATGTGCTGTTCGAATCGGCGGCGCTCTGTTTTGGCGATGCATTGCTTGGCATTGTGTTGTCGGGCGCGAACGACGATGGCGCGCGCGGCCTCGCTGCGATCAGGAACGCCGGTGGCCGCTGCTGGGTGCAGGACCCGCAGACTGCGTCGTCCACCGCAATGCCGCTGGGCGCGATTGCGCGCGGCGGAGTACATGATGTTCTTACAATCGACGCGATGGCCGCACGCTTGCGCGGCATCGGACAAGGATCTGCGACGTGA
- a CDS encoding response regulator translates to MTTSVLIVDDDPAVCDLLSRFLITRGLEVTVLHDGTALRRRLEVERPSIVVLDIMMPGVDGLTALRQVRAAGDDIPVIFVTARDSVTEKVEGLELGADDYLSKPFDPRELLARIDTVLRRRAPASSARPETRASERFGRFELDFVTRALLSGTERIALRDSEFALLKVLVKHPYKVLSRVLIHDLVHRDDATFNDRSLDVPIWRLRRIIEEDPASPRHVQTVRGQGYVFIPDPDGVRDRPDRAAPV, encoded by the coding sequence ATGACTACATCGGTATTGATCGTCGACGACGACCCGGCAGTGTGCGACCTGCTGAGCCGTTTCCTGATTACGCGCGGGCTGGAAGTCACTGTCCTGCACGACGGCACCGCCTTGCGCCGGAGGCTGGAAGTCGAACGGCCGTCCATTGTGGTCCTTGACATCATGATGCCCGGCGTCGACGGCCTCACCGCGTTGCGCCAGGTCCGCGCCGCCGGGGACGACATTCCAGTCATCTTCGTCACTGCACGCGACAGCGTGACGGAGAAGGTGGAAGGCCTGGAACTCGGTGCCGACGATTACCTGTCCAAACCCTTCGATCCGCGCGAGTTGCTTGCCCGTATAGATACGGTCTTGCGGCGGCGCGCGCCTGCGTCCTCGGCGCGTCCCGAAACCCGCGCCAGCGAGCGTTTCGGCCGCTTCGAGCTCGACTTCGTCACGCGCGCGCTGTTGAGCGGCACCGAGCGCATTGCGTTGCGCGACAGCGAATTTGCGTTGCTCAAGGTACTGGTCAAGCATCCGTACAAGGTGTTGTCGCGCGTGCTGATTCACGATCTCGTGCATCGTGACGATGCAACCTTCAACGACCGCAGCCTCGACGTTCCCATCTGGCGCTTGCGCAGGATCATCGAAGAAGATCCGGCGAGTCCGCGCCATGTCCAGACCGTGCGTGGCCAGGGCTACGTGTTCATCCCCGATCCCGATGGAGTCCGCGACCGCCCCGATCGTGCAGCGCCGGTATGA
- a CDS encoding hybrid sensor histidine kinase/response regulator, whose translation MHSSDSSALDLPLPLRNFAGTRRILLMVLAASILFPVAFLLGYGYYDYQRRMEDADDIADRIARVADEHASKVLDLNRQMSMRVVEMLGNSDDARIHANQKPIHERLSEIGESFAHVAGITVFGATGDMLASNRFYPVPSISIGTRDDFVNGRAIRPEPYFSLPLVGKIAQSDVFTTSVGRSASDGHFLGLVSIALKREYFSSFYNDLSNGDPGVTVGLYRRDGGILVREPPGPSNVSHARNSAFTSAMRSNELFGRVRVNSSVDGVERILAFRRVGDYPLYVASGFPTSVIFANWRRHYALIAVITAVPCIAVWLLVLFSLRQLRSQQSAWERWQAEVAMRLSAEASSRQLRRMGALGNLVANVAHDFNNLLMVVSANMELARRKNFNGLEREVLAVERATAGAEALARRLLSVARKQPLKQEAIDLTTWLPAAAGLIETAVGEKIQVKVQVSPDMWGVRADATELEFAIINIAVNARDAMPHGGRFAIRCQNVRVTADNVLADGEYALLAFTDTGEGMNDVTARRAFEPLFTTKLSGAGTGLGLAQVLAACEQAGGTARLDSVPGRGTTVRLYLPRWHIAPQVPPDDPDTDAGGPALPKPETTQGPGSVLLVEDNEEVAAGVAAVLATFGCEVRHELTADKAFDVLNEGGRFDLVLSDIQMPGRLNGIDLAEKVRGTWPAQRIVLMTGYADEFERARHTGVTILAKPFNIDELRELVQG comes from the coding sequence TTGCATTCGTCGGATTCCTCGGCACTCGACTTGCCCTTGCCCTTGCGCAATTTCGCCGGAACGCGGCGAATCTTGCTGATGGTGCTGGCGGCATCGATTCTGTTTCCGGTCGCGTTTCTGCTCGGCTACGGTTATTACGATTACCAGCGCCGCATGGAAGATGCCGACGATATCGCCGACCGCATCGCACGCGTCGCCGACGAACATGCGAGCAAGGTGCTCGACCTGAACCGCCAGATGTCGATGCGCGTCGTGGAGATGCTCGGCAACAGTGACGACGCCCGCATCCATGCAAACCAGAAGCCGATTCACGAACGCCTGAGCGAGATAGGCGAATCTTTCGCGCACGTCGCCGGAATCACCGTTTTCGGCGCTACGGGCGACATGCTGGCGAGCAACCGCTTTTATCCGGTACCGTCAATTTCCATTGGTACACGCGATGACTTCGTTAATGGCCGCGCCATTCGTCCTGAACCGTATTTTTCGCTTCCGCTCGTGGGCAAGATCGCCCAGAGCGATGTATTCACGACGAGCGTCGGGCGCAGCGCGAGCGACGGACATTTCCTCGGATTGGTATCGATTGCGCTGAAGCGCGAATATTTCTCAAGCTTCTACAACGATTTATCGAACGGCGATCCGGGCGTGACCGTGGGCCTTTACCGGCGCGACGGCGGCATTCTCGTGCGCGAACCGCCGGGTCCTTCCAACGTGTCCCACGCTCGAAACTCAGCGTTCACGTCGGCCATGCGCAGCAATGAATTGTTCGGGCGCGTGCGGGTGAATTCGAGCGTGGACGGTGTCGAACGGATCCTGGCTTTCCGGCGAGTAGGCGACTATCCGCTATACGTGGCAAGCGGTTTTCCGACGTCCGTCATCTTTGCGAACTGGCGCCGGCATTACGCGCTGATCGCGGTGATCACGGCCGTGCCGTGCATCGCGGTCTGGTTGCTCGTGTTGTTCTCGCTGCGCCAGTTGCGCTCGCAGCAATCCGCATGGGAACGTTGGCAGGCGGAAGTGGCCATGCGGCTTTCGGCGGAAGCGTCGAGCCGGCAACTGCGGCGCATGGGCGCGCTCGGTAATCTGGTCGCGAACGTGGCGCACGACTTCAATAACCTGCTGATGGTGGTATCGGCGAATATGGAGTTGGCGCGGCGCAAGAACTTCAACGGGCTTGAACGGGAAGTGCTGGCGGTGGAACGCGCGACCGCGGGCGCCGAAGCGCTCGCCCGGCGTTTGCTCAGCGTTGCCCGCAAGCAGCCGCTCAAGCAGGAAGCCATCGATCTCACCACGTGGCTGCCCGCTGCGGCCGGGCTGATCGAAACGGCGGTCGGCGAGAAGATTCAGGTCAAGGTGCAGGTTTCGCCCGACATGTGGGGCGTGCGCGCCGACGCCACGGAGCTCGAATTCGCGATCATCAATATTGCGGTCAACGCACGCGATGCCATGCCGCACGGCGGCCGTTTCGCAATCCGCTGCCAGAACGTGCGGGTCACGGCCGATAACGTCTTGGCCGATGGCGAATATGCGCTGCTGGCCTTTACCGACACCGGCGAGGGCATGAACGATGTCACCGCCCGCCGCGCGTTCGAACCGCTTTTCACGACCAAGCTGAGCGGTGCGGGGACGGGCCTCGGGCTCGCTCAAGTGCTGGCGGCGTGCGAGCAGGCGGGCGGCACGGCGCGGCTCGACAGCGTTCCCGGACGCGGGACGACCGTGCGGCTCTATTTGCCGCGCTGGCACATTGCGCCGCAAGTGCCGCCGGATGATCCTGACACGGACGCTGGCGGCCCGGCGCTGCCGAAGCCCGAGACAACGCAAGGCCCGGGTTCGGTCCTGCTGGTCGAGGACAACGAGGAAGTCGCCGCAGGCGTCGCGGCGGTGCTCGCCACGTTCGGCTGCGAGGTGCGCCACGAACTCACCGCCGACAAAGCCTTCGACGTCCTCAACGAAGGTGGACGCTTCGACCTGGTGTTATCGGATATACAGATGCCCGGGCGGCTCAACGGCATCGACCTGGCGGAGAAAGTGCGCGGCACGTGGCCCGCGCAGCGGATCGTGCTGATGACCGGTTATGCCGATGAATTCGAGCGCGCGCGGCACACGGGCGTGACCATTCTGGCGAAGCCGTTCAATATCGACGAATTGCGTGAACTCGTGCAGGGTTGA
- a CDS encoding hybrid sensor histidine kinase/response regulator, with protein sequence MELNRQPIYVLIVDDVQNNITALEASLARPDISVLAAGSGPAALELLLKHEVALAILDVNMPGMDGFELAELMRGSPRTAHVPIIFLTATAQDTGRTFRGYEAGAVDFLYKPYDSRILNSKVDVFIQIEKQKQQLATQLATVQHLLDANEMLMAVLGHDLRTPLSAVIASAEYLARFVPDENVANIGTRIKSSGMRMVRMVDQLLNLARLRGGRVTLQPRAVELLTLAKNIVEEYEARVGKGRIFIFRDGDTLLQGDGDLLSQVFSNLIGNALTHGRESSPIHVRLNGETADEVTITVQNAGEIPVDVLPTIFAPYRSGRPQQETGGLGLGLYITREIAQMHGGRVEVRSDAENGTVFEVTVPREAVARRASSNSGETAQPFRLG encoded by the coding sequence ATGGAACTCAACAGGCAACCGATTTACGTTCTGATCGTTGACGATGTGCAGAACAACATCACCGCGCTCGAAGCCTCGCTCGCGCGGCCCGACATTTCCGTGCTGGCCGCCGGATCGGGTCCCGCCGCGCTCGAATTGCTGCTCAAGCATGAAGTCGCGCTCGCCATTCTCGATGTCAACATGCCCGGCATGGACGGTTTCGAGCTTGCGGAACTGATGCGCGGCAGTCCGCGCACGGCGCACGTGCCGATCATCTTCCTGACCGCGACCGCACAGGACACCGGGCGCACGTTCCGTGGCTACGAAGCCGGCGCGGTTGACTTCCTCTACAAGCCGTACGATTCGCGCATTCTCAACTCGAAGGTGGATGTGTTCATCCAGATCGAGAAGCAGAAGCAGCAACTGGCCACGCAGCTTGCAACCGTCCAGCATCTCCTCGATGCCAACGAAATGCTCATGGCCGTGCTCGGCCACGACCTGCGCACGCCGTTGTCGGCGGTGATTGCATCGGCGGAATATCTGGCGCGTTTCGTCCCCGATGAAAACGTCGCGAATATCGGCACGCGTATCAAGAGCAGCGGCATGCGGATGGTGCGCATGGTCGATCAGCTGCTCAACCTCGCACGGCTGCGCGGCGGACGCGTGACGCTGCAGCCGCGGGCAGTGGAATTGCTGACGCTGGCGAAGAATATCGTCGAGGAATACGAAGCGCGCGTGGGCAAGGGGCGCATCTTCATTTTCCGCGACGGCGATACGTTGCTGCAGGGCGATGGCGATTTGTTGTCGCAGGTGTTTTCGAACTTGATCGGCAATGCGTTGACGCATGGACGCGAGAGTTCGCCAATCCACGTGCGCCTAAACGGTGAGACCGCAGACGAAGTGACGATCACGGTGCAGAACGCCGGCGAGATTCCCGTGGATGTCCTGCCGACGATTTTCGCGCCGTACCGGTCGGGCAGGCCGCAGCAGGAAACGGGTGGTCTGGGGCTCGGGCTGTACATCACGCGCGAGATTGCGCAGATGCATGGCGGCCGTGTGGAAGTGCGCTCCGATGCCGAGAATGGCACGGTGTTCGAAGTCACCGTGCCGCGCGAAGCGGTGGCGCGGCGCGCGAGCAGCAATTCCGGAGAGACCGCGCAGCCGTTCCGGCTTGGCTGA
- a CDS encoding acylphosphatase — MPSPDLDTRIETYYVRVRGAVQGVGFRHATLRRAHSLGVRGWVANLEDGSVEAMIQGPANQVDLMLEWLRRGPPHARVTDLTSEERYIEKRFERFEQH, encoded by the coding sequence ATGCCGAGTCCGGATCTCGATACTCGAATAGAAACGTATTACGTGCGTGTGCGGGGCGCGGTGCAGGGCGTCGGTTTCCGTCACGCGACATTGCGGCGCGCGCATTCGCTGGGCGTCCGCGGGTGGGTGGCGAATCTCGAGGATGGGTCCGTTGAAGCGATGATTCAGGGGCCCGCAAATCAGGTCGATCTAATGCTCGAATGGTTGCGGCGCGGACCGCCGCATGCGCGGGTTACGGACCTGACCAGCGAGGAGCGGTATATCGAAAAGCGGTTCGAGCGGTTCGAGCAGCACTAG
- the egtD gene encoding L-histidine N(alpha)-methyltransferase, translating to MPLATNHAANQSRFPSAFAAAVHDGLTHSPQKELPSMYLYDEVGSALFEVITALPEYGVTRAEERVLLAHSADIVAELPRNVTVAELGSGSGRKTRRILEALSKKRPNGATEYCPIEISPAALQLCKRELGDIERVSIVGYERDYLAGLAEVSANRREGEVLLVLFLGSTIGNFSRLAATRFLKSIRGMLKPGDALLLGMDLLKPLDTLIAAYDDPIGVTAAFNLNLLARINRELDADIPLDAFKHLARFNPDARSIEMHLRATRPVKATIRAADLTVEFREGETIWTESSHKYSADEVGPLASDAGFRCARQWTDDEWGFAESLLVAG from the coding sequence ATGCCTTTGGCAACGAATCACGCCGCTAATCAATCGCGTTTTCCCTCCGCGTTCGCCGCCGCCGTTCATGACGGCCTGACACATTCGCCGCAGAAAGAATTGCCATCGATGTATCTGTATGACGAAGTCGGCTCCGCGCTTTTCGAGGTCATCACCGCATTGCCCGAATACGGCGTCACGCGCGCCGAGGAGCGCGTGCTGCTGGCGCATTCGGCGGATATCGTCGCCGAATTGCCGCGCAACGTGACCGTCGCCGAGCTGGGTAGCGGCAGCGGACGCAAGACGCGACGCATTCTGGAAGCGTTATCGAAGAAGCGGCCCAACGGTGCAACCGAATACTGTCCGATTGAAATTTCGCCTGCCGCGTTGCAATTGTGCAAGCGTGAACTTGGGGATATCGAGCGTGTTTCGATCGTCGGATATGAGCGTGATTACCTTGCCGGGCTCGCCGAAGTCAGTGCCAACCGGCGCGAGGGCGAGGTATTACTTGTGCTATTCCTGGGGAGCACGATCGGCAATTTTTCGCGGCTTGCCGCGACGCGTTTCCTGAAATCGATACGTGGCATGCTCAAACCCGGCGATGCGTTGTTGCTTGGCATGGATCTGCTCAAGCCGCTGGATACGCTGATCGCCGCTTATGACGATCCAATTGGTGTAACGGCCGCGTTCAATCTGAATCTGCTTGCGCGGATCAATCGCGAACTGGACGCCGATATTCCCCTGGATGCGTTCAAACATCTCGCGCGCTTCAATCCCGATGCACGCAGCATCGAAATGCATTTGCGCGCAACGCGCCCGGTCAAGGCGACAATTCGCGCTGCTGATCTGACCGTGGAGTTCCGCGAAGGCGAAACGATCTGGACCGAGAGCAGCCACAAGTACAGCGCGGATGAAGTGGGGCCGCTGGCATCGGACGCGGGTTTCCGTTGCGCAAGGCAATGGACGGATGATGAATGGGGCTTTGCAGAGAGTTTGCTGGTCGCGGGGTGA
- a CDS encoding hybrid sensor histidine kinase/response regulator, translated as MTDPVSPDAAIARLDDTGAQCFPTPEPTARADVPFGFPLGPQPAEPELGATTGPALDAAPNSDRFFLSVLNGSTDCIKIMKPDGTLEFMNANGICLMEIDDFAPFKGKSWVSLWPAESRVLLSDAISNALQGRHSRFEALCPTAKGTPKYWEVTVSPVNGPTGVEWLVSISRDITARVLNLRSLDTALQEQKRLSEALELHKETLEQRIDEATAALRVSESERRETAAVLAQSQKMDAVGKLTGGVAHDFNNVLQVIGGNLQLAAQDAEGHESLTRRLAAAHEAVERGAKLASQLLAFARRQPLEPVALDVARLLRNSDDMLRRVLGETIELETVVSGGLWNTLADPNHLQNVIVNLAINARDAMDGAGRLTIEAGNAMLDDEYTRHYDDLRSGQYVMIAVSDTGTGMAPEVIARAFEPFYTTKPEGRGTGLGLSMAYGFMKQTGGHIKLYSEPGEGTTVKLYLPRSMEEEAHRVETLHEPVTGGTETILVVEDDPNVRATVVDTLTELGYNVLKSADAQSALNVLESGVHVDLLFSDVVMPGPLRSVDMARRAREMLPSLEVLFTSGYTENAIVHGGRFDAGVALISKPYRRDALARKVRSMLRTEQSQPPSQAHPEEPAGPQALRVLVVEDDINTREATRELLELLDAQVHAVDSARAALDLIGNQTFDVLLTDVRMPGMSGLDLARAARRLQPRVRVVLASGYGASIASELGSDLSDATLLAKPFNFDQLEQAVFKEP; from the coding sequence ATGACCGACCCCGTTAGCCCTGATGCCGCGATCGCACGTCTTGACGACACGGGTGCGCAATGCTTCCCGACGCCCGAACCCACTGCACGCGCCGACGTTCCGTTCGGTTTTCCTCTCGGTCCTCAACCGGCGGAGCCTGAACTCGGTGCGACGACCGGTCCGGCCCTTGACGCCGCGCCCAATTCCGACCGATTTTTTCTGAGCGTCCTGAACGGCAGCACTGATTGCATCAAGATCATGAAACCCGACGGCACGCTCGAGTTCATGAACGCGAACGGCATCTGCCTGATGGAAATCGATGACTTCGCGCCGTTCAAGGGCAAGTCGTGGGTATCCTTGTGGCCGGCAGAATCGCGCGTCTTGCTAAGCGATGCCATCAGTAACGCGCTGCAGGGCCGGCATTCCCGCTTCGAAGCGCTTTGTCCGACGGCCAAAGGCACGCCGAAGTACTGGGAGGTGACGGTTTCGCCCGTCAACGGGCCGACGGGCGTGGAATGGCTTGTATCGATTTCCCGCGATATCACTGCGCGCGTGCTCAACCTGCGTTCGCTCGACACGGCGCTGCAGGAGCAAAAACGTCTCAGCGAAGCGCTTGAGCTGCACAAAGAGACGCTGGAACAGCGTATCGATGAAGCCACCGCCGCGCTGCGCGTAAGCGAATCCGAACGCCGCGAGACCGCTGCGGTGCTCGCCCAGTCGCAGAAAATGGACGCAGTCGGCAAGCTGACCGGCGGCGTGGCGCACGATTTCAACAACGTGCTGCAAGTCATTGGCGGCAATCTGCAGCTTGCTGCGCAGGACGCCGAGGGTCACGAGTCCTTGACGCGGCGGCTTGCTGCCGCACACGAAGCGGTCGAACGCGGCGCGAAACTCGCTTCGCAACTGCTGGCGTTCGCGCGGCGCCAGCCGCTCGAACCGGTGGCGCTGGACGTCGCGCGGTTGTTGCGCAACTCGGACGACATGTTGCGCCGCGTGCTGGGCGAGACCATCGAACTGGAGACGGTGGTGTCGGGCGGCCTGTGGAATACGCTCGCCGATCCGAATCATCTGCAGAACGTGATCGTCAACCTGGCGATCAACGCCCGCGATGCCATGGACGGCGCCGGGCGCCTCACCATAGAAGCCGGCAACGCGATGCTCGATGACGAGTACACGCGCCATTACGACGACCTGCGCAGCGGCCAGTACGTGATGATCGCTGTTTCCGACACGGGTACCGGCATGGCGCCCGAGGTTATTGCGCGGGCCTTCGAGCCCTTCTACACGACCAAGCCGGAAGGCCGCGGCACGGGACTGGGTTTGAGCATGGCGTACGGTTTCATGAAACAGACCGGCGGCCACATCAAGCTTTACAGCGAACCGGGCGAGGGCACTACGGTCAAGCTTTACCTCCCTCGATCGATGGAAGAAGAAGCGCACCGCGTGGAGACCTTGCACGAACCGGTGACGGGCGGCACGGAAACGATCCTGGTCGTGGAAGACGATCCGAACGTGCGCGCAACGGTTGTCGACACCTTGACCGAACTCGGCTACAACGTCCTGAAATCCGCCGATGCCCAGAGCGCGCTGAACGTGCTCGAAAGCGGCGTTCACGTCGACCTGCTATTCAGCGACGTGGTAATGCCCGGACCGCTACGCAGCGTCGATATGGCGCGTCGTGCGCGCGAGATGCTGCCGTCGCTGGAAGTCTTGTTCACTTCCGGCTACACGGAAAATGCGATTGTCCACGGCGGCCGGTTCGACGCAGGCGTGGCGCTGATCAGCAAGCCGTACAGGCGGGATGCGCTCGCACGCAAGGTGCGTTCGATGCTGCGCACGGAACAAAGCCAGCCGCCCAGTCAGGCGCACCCTGAGGAACCAGCCGGCCCGCAGGCGTTACGCGTCCTGGTCGTGGAAGACGATATCAACACCCGCGAAGCCACGCGGGAGTTGCTGGAACTGCTCGACGCGCAGGTCCACGCGGTGGACAGCGCTCGGGCTGCGCTCGATCTGATCGGCAATCAGACTTTCGATGTCCTACTCACCGATGTCCGTATGCCCGGTATGTCGGGCCTCGACTTGGCGCGCGCTGCGAGGCGATTGCAGCCGCGTGTGCGAGTGGTGCTGGCATCGGGTTATGGCGCGAGCATTGCATCGGAACTCGGCAGTGACTTGAGCGATGCGACATTGCTGGCCAAACCCTTCAACTTCGATCAACTCGAACAGGCCGTGTTCAAGGAGCCATGA